Within Saccharomonospora cyanea NA-134, the genomic segment GCGAACCGAACATCGTCGGCTTCTTCGAGCAGCTCTTCGAGGACACGTGGGACCGGGCGCTGCCGGTGTCGGAGTACGACTACGACGAGGACGTCTGGCGCGAGATCGAACTACTGGTGCTCGTGGAACTGAGCACTGGCCGGTCGGACGAGGCGATCGCGCGCAGGCTGGACATCTCGACCCGCACGCTCCGCCGGTACATCACCGGGCTCTACGAGCGGTTCGGGGTCGAGACCCGGTTCCAGCTCGGCGTCGCGGCGGCCCGTGCGGGAGTCCTGTCGGGTGAACCGGGTCTCGACTGAGCTCGGCGTCCAAGGGATGAGACGGAGTGCCGGGTACGTGGCCCGGCACCCCGGTTCCTCAGGCTGTGCAGACCAGCCGCGCGCCACCCCAGTCGGCGTGGTCGTGGTTGACTCCGTCACCGCCGTCGTGGACGGACAGCGTCAGCAGTCGCACCCCGTCCACCGGGACGTCGAGCAGGTGAGCCCCGTCCGCGCCGCGCAGCGTCGGGGTGACGGCGAGCTGTTCGTCGTCACCCCGCACCTCGAACGACACGGAACCCTGATCGCCCACCTCGTCGTCCACCCCGACCTCGGCGGTGAGTCTCGTGCAGGCGCCACCGAGGTAGAGCTCCACCGACGACGGCGCGTGCACGCCGAGCCCCTTGGCGTACGTCGTGCCGCCGATGGTCAGCTCGGCACCATCGCCTTCCTCCTGCTCACCGACGGACGCGTCGCGCTCCACGGGACCCCAGCCGTTGCCACTCGACAGGAACGGCAGGTCGCTGACGAACACCTCGCCACGCGGCACGTCCGGCGGCACGAGTACGTCGACCGCCCGCTCGACGTGCACCGGCTCTCCGTGCCCGGACCCGCCCGGCAACCGGTACTGCGCGACCAGCGGCAGGTCCACGCGGCCCCGCGGGCCGTCCTGCGGCGCGACGAGAGTCCAGGTGCCCGACAGCGTTTCGCCGGCGCGCAGCGAGCGAGCCCGCACCACCTCTCCCTCGACGTGCCAGTCCTCCGGCACCGAGGGGCGCAACGACACGTCGTGCACGCGCTCGCCCTCGTCGAGGGTGAACTGGGCGCTGATCCGGACGCTTCCGCCGGCCGGCACGGTCGCCGACTCGGCGGAGAGGTCCAGCGTCGTGTCCGGTACCGTCGGCACCGGCCGCTCGCACGAATCCCGGTGGCGGTCGGCGCGGCAGACGATCGCGGCGAAGCCCCCGTTGTCGGCGACGGGCACGGTGAGTTCGTCGTGGCGGTCGAGCACGTGCGACTCGCGCACCACGCCCGTGCCGTCCTCGCCGTCCCGGAAGAGGTCGACGCGCCAGTCACCGCGGCCCAGGAAGTCCAGCGACGCCGAGAGCGTGCGCGCGTCACCCGCCGCGATGCCACCGACGAACCAGCGGTCGCCCTGGCGCCGCGCGAGGACCACCTCGGAACCGGGCTCGCCGGAGAGCAGTTCCGTCTCGTCCCAGACCGCCGGTACCTGGTCGAGGAAACGCTCCGCGTCCGGATACCGGGGGAACACCTCCGGCCGGTCGGCCAGATGCAGCAGCCCGCTCTCGAACACCACGGGCAGGGCGATCTCGTGACCGTCGGAGGTGAAGCGACTGTCCTGGGACAGCGTGACGGGGGTGTAGTCCATCGAACCCACGACGTTGCGGGTGAACGGCAGCGTGGTGTTGTGCTCAGGCGTCACCTGGTGGTCGCCGCTGAAGGAGTAGTACTCGGCTCCGCGCACGGCCTCGTAGGTCATCAGGTGCGGCCAGGTGCGCTGCATGCCCTTCGGCAGCGTCGAGCCGTGGAAGTTGACCAGCAGGCGGTGTTCGGCGGTGGCGGCGAGCACGCGTTCGTACCAGTCGTGCCGTGACACCCCTTCGCCGTGGCCCTCGCCGGTGTTCATGAAGTCGATCTTGACGCCCTTGACGCCCCAGTCGTTCAGCAGTCCGAACCAGTGGTCCATCTCCTCGGCAGTGTCGACCTCCCACCACCGGAACCACAGGAGCACGTCCACGCCCTTCGCGCGGGCGTACCGGGTGACCTCCGGAACCCACGAGGCGTCCCAGCCCTCGTCGATCAGAACGTAGGACCAGCCGTGCTCGGCGGCGTAGTCGATGTAGTCGCGCTGCCGTTCCGGGTCGCGCGGGCTGTCGTGCTCGGGCAGCCACGACCACGCCACCGTGCCCGGCTCGATCCACGACGTGTCGGCGACACGCGAGTCGGGGGCGAGATCGTCGACCAGAGTGGACTCCGTGACGGTGTCGAGGTCACCCACCACGGCGACGCGCCACGGTGTGGACAGCGGACCGCTGGAGGCGGGCGGCCGCTCCACCAGGCCGACCTGGTACCGGCCGCTGCCCTGTTCGTGCGTGAGCATGCTGCCGGGATAGTCCGAGGAGAGCCCCGACTCGGTGAGCAGGACGTAGGAACCGGCGGTGGAGAACAGCGCGGGGTAGCCGAAGTCGCCGCTCGGCACCGAGCCGGCCGTGGCCTCGAACCGTGGCTCCTCGTACCACGAGCTGTAGTCGAGCATCCAGGCGGGAGCGTCGGTGGGCAGTGTCCACGACGACGCCTCGCGCACGATCGCCGTGCCGTCGGGGGAGGGCAGGTGGTAGCGGTAGGCGACGCCGTCGGGCGCCACCCGCACCACGAGGTCGAGCGGTGTGCCGTCCTCGGCGGTGAACGACAGCGTCGTCTCCCGCATGACGGTGTGCCGTTTCCGTTCCTTGCCGGTGGTCGTCCGGTAGCGTTCGACCACGGTGCGGTCGGAGCGTCCCGTGAACGTCAGGTCGTCGGTGAGGTCGGTGTCCTCGGTCAGGACACCGATACCGGAGGCGGGGAGCACGGTCCGGCCCCCGCGCGTGACCTCCAGCGAGGGGGCTCCGTCGGACAGGCTGACCACGGCGGTCAGGTCCGAACCGGGGCCGGTCACACTCCACGTGCTGTCGTCTGCGGTGGCGGGAACGGTCGCCGAGGTGCCGACGACCGCGGCAATGGCTCCCACCGCCGCAACGCTGCGTACTGCTGACCAGGGCATTGTTTGCTCCTGTCCAGTTGTGTTGAATAGTGTGGGCTCTGAGGGACGCTAGTGTGTGGACTCCTGTTCGTACAGGGCCGTTTGTGGTAATCGGTTGGAGGTTTGTCGGCTGGTTGGCAGGAGGAACGGGGAGGATCGGTCGTCCGCGGCCATGGCGGTCGGCGGGAAGACCCTGGCGTTCGCGGCGGTCGAACCGTATTCGGGGCGGTGACGGGCTGCTTCTGTGATGGCACGCATTTCGCCTTCCACGCCAGCGAGAGCCTGTTCGGGCACCGGTGGCGCCGAGGCCGACCAGGGCGGCATGGTACGGGAAAGCCATGAGGACAACGCCACACGCGCCTCCGACGTAGAGGGCCGAGCACCCCAGCGGGCGCCGGGAGAGCACCGCCACGCTCGCCTGCCGCGTCTTCATCCGCGGTTACTCCAGTGCCGCCTGCACTTCGTCACGTACGAGGGCGCCGAGCTGGGCGGAGATGTTGCGCACCGAGTCACCGGACGACTTCTCCGTCACCGAATGTTCCTTCCGCCCCTCCCGGGGCCGCTGTCGCTGTACGGACTACCTGTGAACTGGTGACGACATGCGCGCGGTGACTCCTCTCGGTCCTGCCGGTGGCCTGCGTGTTGCCGTCAGTGGCTGTGGCTTCCGGCACCGTCGGCCGTGGTGTGGACGTGGGTGTGGGGGCCATGGGGCCGGGGTCGATCGGAGCGTGCTGTCCACTCCGGAACGCGGAGTGCAGAGCGCGGACCCGGGTGCAGAGATCCTCCACCGTGTTCCGGCGTTCCCGGGACAGGGGAAGTACCGGCGCGCCCGCTCTGGCAGCGGACGGCGTCGGCCACCATCCGTCCCACGCCGACCTCGACGTACGGTGCCAGGTCGATCTTGTTGATGACGAGTAGGTCCGCACGGGTGATGCCGGGGCCGCCCTTGCGGGCGACGTCGCCCCCGCCACGTCGAGAACGAAGATCTGCGCGTCGACCAGAGCCGGGCAGAACGTCGCGGTGAGGTTGTCGCCGCCGCTTTCCACCAGCACGATGTCGAGCGGCGCGAAGTCGTGTTCCAGGTCCTCCACGGCCAGCAGGT encodes:
- a CDS encoding glycoside hydrolase family 97 catalytic domain-containing protein, coding for MPWSAVRSVAAVGAIAAVVGTSATVPATADDSTWSVTGPGSDLTAVVSLSDGAPSLEVTRGGRTVLPASGIGVLTEDTDLTDDLTFTGRSDRTVVERYRTTTGKERKRHTVMRETTLSFTAEDGTPLDLVVRVAPDGVAYRYHLPSPDGTAIVREASSWTLPTDAPAWMLDYSSWYEEPRFEATAGSVPSGDFGYPALFSTAGSYVLLTESGLSSDYPGSMLTHEQGSGRYQVGLVERPPASSGPLSTPWRVAVVGDLDTVTESTLVDDLAPDSRVADTSWIEPGTVAWSWLPEHDSPRDPERQRDYIDYAAEHGWSYVLIDEGWDASWVPEVTRYARAKGVDVLLWFRWWEVDTAEEMDHWFGLLNDWGVKGVKIDFMNTGEGHGEGVSRHDWYERVLAATAEHRLLVNFHGSTLPKGMQRTWPHLMTYEAVRGAEYYSFSGDHQVTPEHNTTLPFTRNVVGSMDYTPVTLSQDSRFTSDGHEIALPVVFESGLLHLADRPEVFPRYPDAERFLDQVPAVWDETELLSGEPGSEVVLARRQGDRWFVGGIAAGDARTLSASLDFLGRGDWRVDLFRDGEDGTGVVRESHVLDRHDELTVPVADNGGFAAIVCRADRHRDSCERPVPTVPDTTLDLSAESATVPAGGSVRISAQFTLDEGERVHDVSLRPSVPEDWHVEGEVVRARSLRAGETLSGTWTLVAPQDGPRGRVDLPLVAQYRLPGGSGHGEPVHVERAVDVLVPPDVPRGEVFVSDLPFLSSGNGWGPVERDASVGEQEEGDGAELTIGGTTYAKGLGVHAPSSVELYLGGACTRLTAEVGVDDEVGDQGSVSFEVRGDDEQLAVTPTLRGADGAHLLDVPVDGVRLLTLSVHDGGDGVNHDHADWGGARLVCTA